Proteins from a single region of Salipiger sp. H15:
- the acs gene encoding acetate--CoA ligase, whose product MTQTVLHPPSEDFVATAHVDAARYEEMYARSIADPDGFWAEQAQRLDWMARPTRIKDTSFELGKVSIKWFEDGVLNVAYNCIDRHLPARAGQTAIIFEPDNPEDPARHITYAELYDKVNRMANVLLSQGVMRGDRVVIYLPMIPEAAYAMLACARIGAIHSIVFAGFSPDALANRINDCGAKIVITADTAPRGGRRTALKSNTDAALLHCSDKVRCLVVKHTGDQTSWIDGRDVDVKALMETAGPDCPPRPMNAEDPLFILYTSGSTGKPKGVVHSSGGYLVYAALTHEVVFDYHEGDIYWCSADVGWVTGHSYIVYGPLANGATTLMFEGVPTWPDASRFWQVCEKHKVNQFYTAPTAIRALMGQGDTFVDGCDLSSLKLLGTVGEPINPEAWNWYNDKIGKGKCPIVDTWWQTETGGHLMTPLPGAHATKPGAAMKPFFGILPVVLEPTSGVEITERPTEGVLAIKDSWPGQMRTVWGDHERFEQTYFQQYKGYYFSGDGCRADEDGDYWITGRVDDVINVSGHRMGTAEVESALVAHAKVAEAAVVGYPHAVKGQGIYCYVTLMNDVEPSEDLKKELRAWVRTEIGPIASPDLIQWAPGLPKTRSGKIMRRILRKIAENDYGALGDTSTLADPSVVDDLIENRANRD is encoded by the coding sequence ATGACGCAGACCGTCCTTCACCCGCCGTCCGAGGATTTCGTCGCGACCGCGCATGTTGACGCGGCGCGCTACGAGGAGATGTACGCGCGCTCGATCGCCGATCCGGACGGGTTCTGGGCCGAGCAGGCGCAGCGGCTCGACTGGATGGCGCGGCCGACGCGCATCAAGGACACCAGCTTCGAGCTCGGCAAGGTCTCGATCAAGTGGTTCGAGGACGGCGTGCTGAACGTCGCCTACAACTGCATCGACCGCCACCTGCCCGCCCGCGCGGGCCAGACCGCGATCATCTTCGAGCCCGACAACCCCGAGGATCCGGCGCGGCACATCACCTATGCCGAGCTCTACGACAAGGTGAACCGCATGGCCAACGTCCTGCTTTCGCAGGGCGTCATGCGCGGCGACCGCGTCGTCATCTACCTGCCGATGATCCCCGAGGCGGCCTATGCCATGCTCGCCTGCGCGCGCATCGGCGCGATCCATTCCATCGTCTTCGCCGGCTTCTCGCCCGACGCGCTCGCCAACCGCATCAACGACTGCGGCGCCAAGATCGTCATCACCGCCGACACCGCGCCGCGCGGCGGCCGCCGCACCGCGCTCAAGTCCAACACCGACGCAGCCCTCCTGCACTGCTCGGACAAGGTGCGCTGCCTCGTCGTCAAGCACACCGGCGACCAGACCAGCTGGATCGACGGGCGCGACGTCGACGTCAAGGCGCTGATGGAGACCGCCGGCCCCGACTGCCCGCCGCGGCCGATGAATGCCGAAGACCCCCTGTTCATCCTCTATACCTCGGGCTCGACCGGCAAGCCCAAGGGGGTTGTACATTCGAGTGGTGGATATCTGGTTTACGCCGCCCTCACCCACGAGGTGGTCTTCGACTACCACGAGGGCGACATCTACTGGTGCAGCGCCGACGTCGGCTGGGTCACCGGCCACAGCTACATCGTCTACGGCCCGCTGGCCAACGGCGCGACCACGCTGATGTTCGAGGGCGTGCCGACCTGGCCCGACGCCTCGCGCTTCTGGCAGGTCTGCGAGAAGCACAAGGTCAACCAGTTCTACACCGCCCCCACCGCGATCCGCGCGCTGATGGGCCAGGGCGACACCTTCGTCGACGGCTGCGACCTGTCCTCGCTGAAGCTGCTCGGCACCGTCGGCGAGCCGATCAACCCCGAGGCCTGGAACTGGTACAACGACAAGATCGGCAAGGGAAAATGCCCGATCGTCGACACCTGGTGGCAGACCGAGACCGGTGGCCACCTGATGACCCCGCTGCCCGGCGCCCACGCGACCAAGCCGGGCGCGGCGATGAAGCCCTTCTTCGGCATCCTGCCGGTGGTGCTCGAGCCGACCTCGGGCGTCGAGATCACCGAGCGCCCGACCGAGGGCGTGCTTGCCATCAAGGACAGCTGGCCGGGGCAGATGCGCACCGTCTGGGGCGACCACGAGCGCTTCGAGCAGACCTATTTCCAGCAGTACAAGGGCTACTACTTCTCGGGCGACGGCTGCCGCGCGGACGAGGATGGCGACTACTGGATCACCGGCCGGGTCGATGACGTGATCAACGTCTCGGGCCACCGCATGGGCACCGCCGAGGTCGAGAGCGCGCTCGTCGCCCATGCCAAGGTCGCCGAGGCCGCCGTGGTGGGCTACCCGCACGCGGTCAAGGGCCAGGGCATCTACTGCTACGTGACGCTGATGAACGACGTCGAGCCCTCGGAGGACCTCAAGAAGGAACTCCGCGCCTGGGTCCGCACCGAGATCGGCCCGATCGCCTCGCCCGACCTCATCCAGTGGGCCCCCGGCCTGCCGAAGACCCGCTCGGGCAAGATCATGCGCCGCATCCTGCGCAAGATCGCCGAGAACGACTACGGCGCGCTCGGCGACACCTCCACCCTCGCCGACCCCTCGGTCGTCGACGACCTCATCGAGAACCGCGCGAACAGGGACTGA
- the accB gene encoding acetyl-CoA carboxylase biotin carboxyl carrier protein produces MSKDNHEADVAFIKALAELLRENDLTELQVKREYGEEDSLNVRVSRVQPQAPMMTTVSAAPAAAPVAAAPAAAPAAELPEDPAAHPGAVTSPMVGTVYMQPEPGAPSFITVGAQVKEGDTLVIVEAMKTMNHIPAPRAGTVKRILVEDGAPVEYGAPLVILE; encoded by the coding sequence ATGAGCAAAGACAACCACGAAGCCGACGTGGCCTTCATCAAGGCACTGGCTGAGCTGCTCCGTGAAAACGACCTGACCGAACTGCAGGTCAAGCGCGAATACGGCGAGGAAGACAGCCTCAACGTTCGGGTGAGCCGCGTGCAACCGCAGGCTCCGATGATGACCACCGTTTCCGCAGCCCCCGCTGCCGCCCCGGTCGCCGCCGCCCCCGCAGCCGCTCCGGCCGCCGAGCTGCCCGAGGATCCGGCCGCGCATCCGGGCGCCGTCACCTCGCCGATGGTCGGCACGGTCTACATGCAGCCCGAGCCCGGTGCCCCGTCGTTCATCACGGTCGGCGCGCAGGTCAAGGAAGGCGACACGCTGGTCATCGTCGAGGCGATGAAGACGATGAACCACATCCCCGCCCCGCGCGCGGGCACCGTCAAGCGCATCCTCGTCGAGGACGGCGCCCCGGTCGAATACGGCGCCCCGCTGGTCATCCTCGAGTAA
- the accC gene encoding acetyl-CoA carboxylase biotin carboxylase subunit: MFDKILIANRGEIALRVIRACREMGIASVAVHSTADADAMHVRMADETICIGPAPSSESYLSPLAIISACEVTGAQAIHPGYGFLSENARFVQMVEDHGLTFIGPTAEHIRIMGDKITAKDTMKALGVPCVPGSDGGVPDLETAKKVGREIGYPVIIKATAGGGGRGMKVANSEAEMERAFQTARAEGKAAFGNDEVYIEKYLQRPRHIEIQVFGDGKGKAVHLGERDCSLQRRHQKVFEEAPGPCITPEERARIGKVCADAVAKINYIGAGTIEFLYEDGEFYFIEMNTRLQVEHPVTEAIFGVDLVREQIRVASGMDLSFTQDELEINGHAIEVRINAERLPTFAPCPGKITQYHAPGGLGVRMDSALYQGYSIPPYYDSLIGKLIVHGRDRNEALARLDRALGELIVDGVDTTLPLFSALLREKDIQTGNYSIHWLEKWLASKLADA, encoded by the coding sequence ATGTTCGACAAAATCCTCATCGCGAACCGTGGCGAGATCGCGCTCCGCGTGATCCGCGCCTGCCGCGAGATGGGCATCGCCTCGGTGGCGGTCCACTCGACGGCGGACGCCGACGCCATGCACGTGCGCATGGCCGACGAGACGATCTGCATCGGCCCCGCCCCCTCTTCGGAAAGCTACCTGTCGCCGCTGGCCATCATCTCGGCCTGCGAAGTGACCGGCGCCCAGGCGATCCACCCGGGCTACGGCTTCCTGTCGGAGAACGCCCGCTTCGTGCAGATGGTCGAGGACCACGGCCTCACCTTCATCGGCCCGACCGCCGAGCACATCCGGATCATGGGTGACAAGATCACCGCCAAGGACACGATGAAGGCGCTCGGCGTGCCCTGCGTGCCCGGCTCCGACGGCGGCGTGCCCGACCTCGAGACCGCCAAGAAGGTCGGCCGCGAGATCGGCTACCCGGTGATCATCAAGGCCACCGCCGGCGGCGGCGGGCGCGGCATGAAGGTCGCGAATTCCGAGGCCGAGATGGAGCGCGCCTTCCAGACCGCGCGTGCAGAGGGCAAGGCCGCCTTCGGCAACGACGAGGTCTACATCGAGAAGTACCTCCAGCGCCCGCGCCACATCGAGATCCAGGTCTTCGGCGACGGCAAGGGCAAGGCGGTCCACCTCGGCGAGCGCGACTGCTCGCTGCAGCGCCGCCACCAGAAGGTCTTCGAAGAGGCCCCCGGCCCCTGCATCACCCCCGAGGAGCGCGCGCGCATCGGCAAGGTCTGCGCGGACGCCGTGGCCAAGATCAACTACATCGGTGCCGGCACCATCGAGTTCCTCTACGAGGACGGCGAGTTCTACTTCATCGAGATGAACACCCGCCTGCAGGTGGAGCACCCGGTGACCGAGGCGATCTTCGGCGTGGACCTCGTGCGCGAGCAGATCCGCGTCGCCTCCGGCATGGACCTCTCGTTCACCCAGGACGAGCTCGAGATCAACGGCCACGCCATCGAGGTGCGGATCAACGCCGAGCGTCTGCCGACCTTCGCGCCCTGCCCCGGCAAGATCACCCAGTACCACGCTCCGGGCGGCCTTGGCGTGCGCATGGACAGCGCGCTCTACCAGGGCTATTCGATCCCGCCCTACTACGACAGCCTCATCGGCAAGCTGATCGTGCACGGGCGCGACCGGAACGAGGCGCTGGCGCGGCTCGACCGCGCGCTTGGCGAGCTGATCGTGGACGGCGTCGACACCACGCTGCCGCTCTTCTCCGCGCTGCTGCGCGAGAAGGACATCCAGACCGGCAACTACTCGATCCACTGGCTGGAAAAATGGCTGGCCAGCAAGCTCGCCGACGCCTGA
- the aat gene encoding leucyl/phenylalanyl-tRNA--protein transferase, protein MTLSPEILLQAYRAGIFPMAEHRDDPDLFWVDPRRRGIIPITGFRISRSLARRLRKADYDVSFDRDFEGVIDACADRRETWINSEIRALFTELHRRGHAHSIEVWMQDELVGGVYGLEVGGAFCGESMFSRRRDGSKIALAWLIDLLRRAGFTLFDTQFLTEHLASLGAIEIPRHQYRAQLATALQVTPDLAGTPLAASGQEVVQRSTQTS, encoded by the coding sequence ATGACTCTGAGCCCCGAGATCCTGCTGCAAGCCTACCGCGCCGGGATCTTTCCCATGGCCGAGCACCGCGACGATCCCGATCTCTTCTGGGTCGATCCGCGCCGCCGGGGCATCATCCCGATCACCGGCTTCCGCATCTCGCGCAGCCTTGCGCGGCGGTTGCGCAAGGCTGACTACGACGTGAGTTTCGACCGCGATTTCGAGGGGGTGATCGACGCCTGTGCCGACCGGCGCGAAACCTGGATCAACTCCGAGATCCGCGCGCTCTTCACCGAGCTGCACCGGCGCGGCCATGCCCATTCCATCGAGGTCTGGATGCAGGACGAGCTGGTCGGCGGGGTCTACGGGCTGGAGGTGGGCGGCGCCTTCTGCGGCGAGTCGATGTTCTCGCGCCGCCGCGACGGCTCGAAGATCGCGCTGGCCTGGCTGATCGACCTGCTGCGCCGCGCGGGGTTCACCCTCTTCGACACGCAGTTCCTGACCGAGCACCTCGCCTCGCTTGGCGCGATCGAGATCCCGCGCCACCAGTACCGGGCCCAGCTTGCGACGGCCCTGCAGGTCACGCCGGACCTTGCCGGCACGCCGCTGGCCGCCTCAGGTCAGGAAGTCGTGCAGCGCAGCACCCAGACGTCGTAG